One stretch of Roseimicrobium sp. ORNL1 DNA includes these proteins:
- a CDS encoding CDP-alcohol phosphatidyltransferase family protein gives MTLANKITLGRICLIPVFACFALYYAHSVREGRPDDRLWVTTLVIFAVAALSDAVDGWIARHYNQTSRLGVILDPLADKLLMFAAVLILSFSDWPVKLPLYFVVIFFGREVVAIAGAFIVNHLAGKVRIQPHWTGKVAIFLQIVTVSVGMLQIHVVIPWAAAAATFFSVISFAIYVGDAIGQVKAAGHGNPDPPPAP, from the coding sequence GTGACCCTGGCCAATAAAATCACCCTGGGCAGAATCTGCCTGATTCCGGTCTTCGCCTGCTTCGCCCTGTACTATGCGCACAGCGTACGTGAGGGACGTCCGGACGACCGGCTGTGGGTGACCACGCTCGTGATCTTCGCCGTGGCGGCACTGAGCGATGCGGTGGATGGCTGGATCGCCCGCCACTACAACCAGACCTCACGGCTCGGTGTCATCCTGGACCCCCTGGCGGACAAGCTACTGATGTTCGCCGCGGTCCTCATCCTGTCATTCAGCGACTGGCCGGTGAAGCTCCCCCTCTACTTTGTAGTCATCTTCTTCGGCCGCGAAGTGGTGGCCATCGCCGGGGCATTCATTGTCAATCACTTGGCTGGCAAAGTGCGCATCCAGCCGCACTGGACGGGGAAAGTGGCCATTTTCCTGCAAATCGTCACGGTGAGCGTGGGCATGCTGCAGATCCACGTCGTCATCCCTTGGGCGGCGGCGGCGGCCACCTTCTTCTCCGTCATCTCCTTCGCCATCTACGTCGGGGACGCCATCGGCCAAGTGAAAGCTGCCGGCCACGGCAATCCCGACCCGCCGCCCGCACCCTGA
- a CDS encoding four helix bundle suffix domain-containing protein: MPAESKPDPGSFLPKTGNYRELLSYRKAEVIYDFTFRFCERFFNRGDRTIDQMVQAARSGKQNIAEGSKASVTSTETEVKLTNVARSSLEELLLDYQDFLRVRDLSLWEKDSVQALYVRKLGKDKSESFETYRPFFEDRPAETLANIAICLIHQANYLLDQQLRRLERDFVAKGGLRERMTRARLEHRKTPKTPGP, translated from the coding sequence ATGCCCGCCGAGTCCAAGCCCGACCCCGGCAGCTTCCTCCCAAAAACAGGAAATTACCGGGAGCTCCTCTCCTACCGCAAGGCGGAGGTCATCTACGACTTCACCTTCCGCTTCTGCGAACGTTTCTTCAATCGAGGAGACCGCACCATCGACCAGATGGTCCAGGCCGCCCGCTCGGGAAAGCAGAACATCGCCGAAGGCAGCAAGGCCTCTGTCACCTCCACGGAAACAGAGGTCAAGCTGACAAACGTCGCACGCTCCAGTTTGGAAGAACTCTTGCTCGATTACCAGGACTTCCTCCGTGTCCGCGACTTGTCATTGTGGGAGAAAGATTCCGTCCAAGCCCTGTATGTCCGCAAGCTGGGCAAGGACAAATCCGAATCCTTTGAAACCTACCGCCCATTCTTCGAAGACCGCCCCGCTGAGACCCTTGCAAACATCGCCATCTGCCTCATCCATCAGGCAAACTATCTGCTCGACCAGCAGCTACGCCGTTTGGAAAGAGACTTCGTGGCAAAAGGTGGTCTGCGTGAGCGCATGACCCGCGCTCGTTTGGAGCATCGCAAGACCCCGAAAACGCCAGGCCCCTGA
- the der gene encoding ribosome biogenesis GTPase Der: MDDYDIDNPPPLPTATPMVAIVGRPNVGKSALFNRLAGRNIAIVHDRPGVTRDRLIATCTKAIAPFDIMDTGGIGEKIEDDFYQQVQAEAHLAMDVADLILFVVDGVAGLTPVDLELARILRKTTKPLVLAINKMDSEKRRMHGVDFVKLGFEDSIEVSAAHGVRIDQLVGLLGKRLELKPAVRTREADRETFIKKQPLKLAIVGRPNAGKSSLVNALAGKSRTIVSDVAGTTRDAIDIPVEHRGRKYQLIDTAGMRRKAKIHDEVETFSSMQATKSIKRADICLLMVDCSNITMQDRKIASIIVEQQKPCILLLNKYDLFHPGMGQKDRLEELMEQAGREFFFMRHAPFVALSAKEGQHLDKVFKAVVQVEEGAANPPGTGVLNRLLQRAIENAPGTTGRSGKSFKLLYATIKKEDKPPRIPVPQIVLFANRADKLQESYLRHLEDVIRTGWPAPGLPFTWEVRGKTRGDKPKPGGRPKAKAPKGDAEEVTDNRPKHNRPTKGTAANVWEKRPKNRVTRKRSVGKRKGG; the protein is encoded by the coding sequence ATGGACGACTACGATATCGACAATCCCCCTCCCCTTCCGACCGCGACCCCCATGGTCGCGATCGTGGGTCGTCCCAATGTGGGCAAATCCGCCCTCTTCAACCGCCTCGCGGGACGAAACATCGCCATCGTGCATGACCGCCCCGGCGTCACGCGCGACCGCCTCATCGCCACCTGTACGAAGGCCATCGCGCCCTTCGACATCATGGACACGGGAGGTATCGGCGAGAAGATTGAGGACGATTTCTACCAGCAGGTGCAGGCGGAAGCCCACCTGGCCATGGACGTGGCGGACCTGATTCTCTTCGTGGTGGACGGCGTGGCCGGGCTGACCCCTGTGGACTTGGAACTGGCGAGAATCCTGCGCAAGACCACCAAGCCACTCGTGCTTGCCATCAACAAGATGGACAGCGAAAAGCGCCGCATGCATGGCGTGGACTTCGTGAAGCTCGGCTTCGAGGACAGCATCGAGGTGAGCGCTGCCCACGGCGTGCGCATTGACCAGCTCGTGGGCCTCCTCGGAAAGCGACTGGAGCTCAAGCCCGCCGTTCGCACCCGGGAAGCGGATCGCGAGACCTTCATCAAGAAGCAGCCGCTGAAGCTCGCCATCGTAGGCCGTCCGAACGCGGGCAAGTCCTCCCTGGTGAATGCCCTCGCCGGAAAGAGCCGCACCATCGTGAGCGATGTGGCCGGCACCACGCGGGATGCCATCGATATTCCTGTCGAGCACCGCGGCCGGAAGTACCAGCTCATCGACACCGCCGGCATGCGCCGTAAGGCTAAGATCCACGACGAGGTGGAGACCTTCAGCTCAATGCAGGCGACCAAGAGCATCAAGCGCGCAGACATCTGCCTGCTCATGGTGGACTGCAGCAACATCACCATGCAGGACCGCAAGATCGCCAGCATCATTGTGGAGCAGCAAAAGCCCTGCATCCTGCTGCTGAACAAGTATGACCTCTTCCACCCTGGCATGGGGCAGAAGGACCGCCTGGAGGAACTCATGGAGCAGGCGGGCCGCGAGTTCTTCTTCATGCGCCACGCCCCCTTCGTGGCCCTCTCCGCGAAGGAAGGCCAGCACCTGGACAAGGTCTTCAAGGCCGTGGTGCAGGTGGAGGAAGGCGCCGCCAACCCGCCCGGCACCGGCGTGCTGAACCGCCTGCTGCAGCGTGCCATTGAGAACGCCCCCGGCACCACCGGCCGCAGTGGCAAGTCCTTCAAACTGCTCTACGCCACCATCAAGAAGGAAGACAAGCCGCCGCGCATCCCCGTGCCGCAGATTGTCCTTTTTGCGAATCGGGCGGACAAACTCCAGGAAAGCTACCTGCGCCACCTGGAGGATGTCATCCGCACCGGATGGCCCGCCCCCGGACTCCCCTTTACATGGGAAGTGCGTGGAAAGACGAGGGGTGACAAGCCCAAGCCCGGCGGCAGACCGAAGGCCAAGGCTCCCAAAGGCGATGCGGAAGAGGTCACCGACAATCGTCCCAAGCACAACCGCCCGACCAAAGGCACCGCCGCCAACGTGTGGGAGAAGCGGCCCAAGAACCGCGTCACGAGAAAGCGCAGCGTCGGAAAACGCAAGGGCGGCTGA